Proteins from one Pleuronectes platessa chromosome 16, fPlePla1.1, whole genome shotgun sequence genomic window:
- the LOC128458905 gene encoding GTPase IMAP family member 8 has product MATSELSAWDGCYTSQLKIVLLGGRNSGKSSVGNFLLGKEEFVTKERTTCSRRLGMVAGRWLTVVDTPGWWCDFSAQDTSELVKREIISSVSLCSPGPHVFLITIKASSAFTERRRRAVEEHVALLGESVWSHCMVVFTCTDRTKPSETEECAQTEALRWLSERCSQRSHSVYLSDDTEVTELLEEIQKLVRGNGNREFEMQENIFQATAEEKRRVEDRAQRRLMRVKEHRSLMQERLRPITDIRIVLVGAKGSGKTSALNTILGRDSTQPLRRTAQCVVDKGVVFGRHVTVVDTPGWWMNYFCNESTIFDLRELVLSPSLCPPGPHVFLLVVRVDRAFTETYRRAAQEHLQLISEHIWSRVVVLLSFGDWLGGTTTEHYLESEGEPLRWLVESCGNRYHVLNNKTTGDGFQVRELIGKIELLLAEGEQYYEIERNLMEQMEVKMRGENERAQERLMKKEKHRQMAKSQLEKLNPLPQMRMVLLGGKKTGKSSCGNTILSTECFHTDAQTTSYTEKQGEVSGKMVTVLDTPGGFSVTSDLLGAPSSCAILLVANASCSFTDAHREDLEKQLEAGGGQMWCRALVLFSHGDWLGDTSIEQRIESEGEPLQGLVEKCGNRYHVLNNKDLGDGAQVNGLMELMEEMLAEQRRAALHRGDHMWESVSAACGKEPHSKKDLKMSCDSTESAAPSTQAPGNRSEGTNAGGQIVAVPAGGARGQTGSSVQGRDRFMSILVSMLSGQKGLRCIAAGQQRLTVNLPIYSPAGDTHSRLRRNGESQLSPYSPAHPTMLLILGQTQSGMLTEENVLNVHSLGLPALRERTLRRLTETGGLQLLIDQWGDSSLEELEAFIDEYFEMVWEQTMGSCQPTEPVPPATERDTLVGEVGEEEVLSSIDRKLSKLELLEEIRSDLTKLKESLEQSWRVIQELRDKHEQDPNN; this is encoded by the exons ATGGCAACCAGCGAGCTTTCAGCAT gGGATGGATGTTATACATCACAGTTAAAGATCGTCCTTCTTGGTGGCAGAAACTCTGGAAAAAGCTCTGTGGGGAACTTCCTCCTCGGAAAAGAGGAGTTTGTCACCAAAGAGAGGACCACCTGCTCCCGGAGGCTGGGCATGGTGGCCGGACGGTGGCTCACAGTGGTGGACACCCCCGGCTGGTGGTGTGACTTCAGTGCTCAGGACACATCTGAGCTGGTGAAGAGGGAGATTATAAGCAGCGTGTCTCTGTGCTCACCAGGCCCGCATGTATTTCTAATCACCATCAAGGCGAGCTCGGCCTTCACAGAGAGGCGACGGCGGGCGGTGGAGGAGCATGTGGCCCTGCTGGGTGAGAGCGTGTGGAGTCACTGCATGGTTGTCTTCACCTGCACTGACAGGACGAAACCCTCTGAAACAGAGGAGTGTGCACAAACAGAGGCTCTCCGCTGGCTCAGTGAGAGGTGCAGTCAGAGGAGTCACAGTGTTTACCTGAGTGATGACACTGAAGTCACAGAGCTGCTCGAGGAAATACAGAAACTTGTCAGAGGAAATGGAAACAGGGAGTTTGAAATGCAGGAGAACATTTTCCAGGCGactgcagaggagaagagaagagtggAGGACAGAGCTCAGCGGAGGTTGATGAGAGTTAAAGAACATAGATCTCTCATGCAAG AGAGGCTGCGACCCATCACTGACATCCGGATTGTGCTGGTGGGAGCAAAGGGTTCTGGGAAGACTTCAGCACTGAACACGATCCTGGGCAGGGACAGCACTCAGCCACTCAGGagaacagctcagtgtgtgGTTGATAAGGGTGTGGTGTTCGGGAGACATGTGACCGTGGTGGACACGCCGGGCTGGTGGATGAACTACTTCTGTAACGAGAGCACCATCTTTGACCTGAGGGAGCTGGTGCTGAGTCCGTCTCTGTGTCCTCCCGGGCCACACGTCTTCCTGCTGGTGGTACGCGTGGACAGGGCCTTCACGGAAACCTACAGGAGAGCGGCGCAGGAGCACCTCCAGCTGATCAGCGAGCACATCTGGAGTCGTGTCGTCGTGCTGCTTAGTTTCGGGGACTGGCTGGGGGGCACGACCACTGAGCACTACCTCGAGAGCGAGGGGGAGCCTCTACGGTGGCTCGTGGAAAGCTGCGGCAACAGGTATCACGTTCTGAACAATAAAACCACAGGGGATGGATTTCAAGTCAGAGAGCTGATTGGGAAGATTGAGTTGTTGCTTGCTGAGGGCGAGCAGTATTATGAAATAGAGAGGAACTTGATGGaacagatggaggtgaagatgagAGGGGAGAATGAGAGAGCCCAGGAGAGACTAatgaagaaggagaaacacaggCAGATGGCCAAATCTCAGCTGG AAAAGCTCAACCCTCTCCCACAAATGAGGATGGTGCTCTTGGGTGGCAAGAAAACCGGCAAGAGCTCCTGCGGAAACACAATCCTGAGCACAGAGTGCTTCCACACGGACGCACAAACCACTTCCTACACTGAAAAACAAGGAGAAGTCAGTGGCAAGATGGTGACGGTGCTGGACACACCAGGTGGCTTctcggtgacctctgacctcctcggGGCTCCTTCATCCTGTGCTATCCTGCTGGTGGCTAACGCGAGCTGCTCCTTCACAGATGCCCACAGGGAGGACTTGGAGAAACAgctggaggcaggaggaggccaGATGTGGTGTAGAGCTCTGGTGCTGTTCAGCCACGGTGACTGGCTGGGCGACACCAGCATCGAGCAGCGCATCGAGAGTGAAGGAGAGCCGCTGCAGGGGCTGGTGGAGAAGTGTGGGAACAGATATCATGTCCTGAATAATAAAGACCTGGGGGACGGAGCTCAGGTTAATgggctgatggagctgatggaggagatgtTGGCTGAACAGAGGCGCGCAGCTCTTCACCGAGGTGATCACATGTGGGAAAGTGTCTCTGCGGCATGTGGGAAGGAGCCACACAGtaaaaaagatttaaagatgTCCTGTGACT CGACTGAATCAGCCGCTCCCTCAACACAAGCACCAGGTAACCGCTCAGAAGGGACAAATGCCGGGGGTCAGATAGTGGCAGTACCAGCAGGAGGCGCAAGGGGACAGACCGGATCCTCCGTCCAGGGCCGAGACAGATTCATGTCCATCTTAGTCTCTATGCTCTCTGGTCAAAAAGGACTGAGGTGCATCGCTGCAGGGCAACAGAGATTAACTGTAAATCTGCCCATCTACTCCCCAGCTGGTGATACTCACAGCCGCCTGAGACGGAACGGTGAAAGCCAACTGTCTCCGTACTCACCCGCACATCCAACTATGCTTTTGATTTTAGGTCAAACTCAAAGTGGGATGCTTACagaggaaaatgttttaaatgtacatTCTCTTGGCCTTCCTGCCCTGAGAGAGCGGACCCTCAGGAGGCTCACGGAGACAGGAGGCCTGCAGCTGCTGATCGACCAATGGGGCGACAGCAGCCTGGAGGAACTGGAGGCCTTCATAGACGAGTACTTCGAGATGGTGTGGGAACAAACCATGGGGTCATGTCAGCCCACCGAGCCCGTCCCTCCTGCCACGGAGCGGGACACCTTGGTCGGGgaggtgggagaggaggaggtgctctCGTCCATAGATAGGAAACTGTCTAAGCTGGAGCTCCTGGAGGAGATCAGGAGCGATCTGACGAAGCTGAAGGAGAGCCTGGAGCAGAGCTGGAGGGTCATACAGGAACTCAGAGATAAACATGAACAAGACCCCAACAATTGA